The window ATTTCGCCGCGCGCGGCTTCGACGCCGAAGACCAGTCCGGCAATGGAAATCACAATCAGCAATAACGGGGCGATCGAGAACATCGTGTAGTAGGCCAGAGCCGCTCCCATGCTTTGCGAATAGTCGTCGGCCCAAGATGCGACCGCGGCTTTGATCAGAATCCAGATGTTTTTTAAGCTCATGTTTAAACTTTGAAACGATTGAGGAGCCCTGGTCTGACCGTCATTCGCGGCCTCTGGCCTGCCCCCGCTCAGTGTACTCCCGATGGAGCGAGAGTTCTAGAATTTGGCCGGAGGCATACTTCCGCCAGCTATCAGAAAAATCCTATTTAACAAGAATCGTACTGTTCAAGGGGGGCGATTTCTTCGACGGCCTCACAACGCCATCGATCAAGCCGGTGGCTTCGAATCGCCGGTAGCCTAAAAACTCTCCCGTTTCCAGAGAGAAAATCGATTTTCCGACATTAGGCGAGTGCGGGAGGACTTTGGTACGAAAACGGCTGTTAGTATGGATGGCTTCTCCTCCTTGCCACCGATGAAGGAAGGGCGAAGGACGGCGAGAAGCGAAAGAAAGAGAGGAGACCGTCATGCTTGAGACCATCATCGTCATCCTGGTTGTGCTGTGGGCTCTGGGATTTTTCGCGTTCCACGTCAGCACCGGCTTGATCCATGCCCTTCTGGTCATCGCTTTGATCGTCCTGATCATCCGCTTGCTGCAGGGCCGGAGAGTGGTGTAAGGGCGAAAACGCCGCCGGGCAGCGTCCAAAGGGAGAATTCGAATGAGAATGAAGTATCGGATCGCGCTCGCGATGAGCGCCGCCATTGTGTTGATGATCGCCGGCTCGCTGGGCGCGCAGGAAACGGACCGGCGCATCGAATCGGCTTTTAAAAGCTCGTATGTTTTCAACGTCTTTCTCAAAGGCGACGATATTCAGATTCACTCGCAAGACGGCGTCGTCGTCTTGAGAGGGACCGTTTCAGAGGAATCCCATTTGTCGTTGGCGGCCGATACGGTCGCTGATCTGCCCGGGGTTAAAAGCGTGGACAATCGCCTGGAGGTCAAGGGGGGAATTCCGGAAAAGTTCTCGGATGCCTGGATCCATTTGAAAATATCGACCATGCTCATGCTGCACGGCAATTTGGACGATGCCGATATCCGGGCGCAG is drawn from Candidatus Aminicenantes bacterium and contains these coding sequences:
- a CDS encoding lmo0937 family membrane protein, whose translation is MLETIIVILVVLWALGFFAFHVSTGLIHALLVIALIVLIIRLLQGRRVV
- a CDS encoding BON domain-containing protein, which codes for MRMKYRIALAMSAAIVLMIAGSLGAQETDRRIESAFKSSYVFNVFLKGDDIQIHSQDGVVVLRGTVSEESHLSLAADTVADLPGVKSVDNRLEVKGGIPEKFSDAWIHLKISTMLMLHGNLDDADIRAQVKDGRVTLQGEYRSIAEKELTTEYVKDIEGVKDVKNEMTLTPTPPKARRTVGEFVDDASIKSQIKLALLFHRGTNAFGTEIAVDKGVVTVTGLARSAAEKELVTKRIEDIRGVKKIYNRMIVE